The following is a genomic window from Syntrophaceae bacterium.
CCACATTTCCGGCGTCCATGCTACCCTCGATCTTTCGCTCTTCGTTGGTCTGACGGCCGAAGATGAGGGTGATTCCTGGAGCATCCAGCGGAATGGCCGCCACGATGGCATAGGCCTCATCGCCGGGTCCCATGGCTTGCGTGGGCAGGATCATGATTTCGTGGCTGTTGACGGCCCCCGTCTGGTGGGCCTTGGCGCCGCGGATGACAACACCGTCGGAGCGCTTCTCCACGACCCGGGTGAATAGATCTGGATCGGCCTGCTCGCTGGGCCGCTTGGAGCGGTCCCCCTTGGGATCCGTCATGCCGCCGACGAGCATGAAGTTCTCCTCCTGGATGCGCTTGAGGTACTCCTCGAAGCGCTTGAAGTAGGGCGTACCGTATTTCTCGTCGACCTCGTAGACCGTCATATAGATGGCGTTCAGGGCATCGAAGCCGACGCAGCGCTGGTAGCAGCTGGCCGTCTCGTGGGAGATAAGACGCAGCATCTGCACCTTCTTGAGCAGGTCGTCCACGGACTGATGTATGTGGGTGAAACGGTTAATCTTCTTTCCCGTTAGGTGGCTTTTCGCTGTCATCAAGTCCTCGTACTCCGGCATCAGGGCCAGTTCGTAAGTCTTCGCCGCCGAGTTGATGTGGGGTACGAAAGCCGGGTGCGTGCTCCGGTCTGCTACAAGTACACCATTGTAAAAAATCCGCACTTTCTGCTCTTTCAGACTCCTGACATAATCTTCCTTCGTCT
Proteins encoded in this region:
- a CDS encoding 4-hydroxybutyryl-CoA dehydratase, with amino-acid sequence MKRIETKEDYVRSLKEQKVRIFYNGVLVADRSTHPAFVPHINSAAKTYELALMPEYEDLMTAKSHLTGKKINRFTHIHQSVDDLLKKVQMLRLISHETASCYQRCVGFDALNAIYMTVYEVDEKYGTPYFKRFEEYLKRIQEENFMLVGGMTDPKGDRSKRPSEQADPDLFTRVVEKRSDGVVIRGAKAHQTGAVNSHEIMILPTQAMGPGDEAYAIVAAIPLDAPGITLIFGRQTNEERKIEGSMDAGNVDFGMVGGEALVIFEDVFVPWERVFLCGEVDFCGTLVERFATMHRQNYGGCKGGVADIIVGASALAAQYQGTLNASHVKDKLVEMTHLAETVYSGSVACSALGSKTKSGAYYPDPLLANCTKHNITRHIYEISRLAHDVAGGILATLPFSRDLQNPEIGKYVEKYMKGVSGVSTETRMKILRLLENMTGGTALVESMHGAGSPQSQRIMYQRLGKLPEKMRMAKKLAKVAE